One window of Hoplias malabaricus isolate fHopMal1 chromosome 16, fHopMal1.hap1, whole genome shotgun sequence genomic DNA carries:
- the rubcn gene encoding run domain Beclin-1-interacting and cysteine-rich domain-containing protein isoform X1, whose protein sequence is MEIHSETDAAEQRREHWKLLSNLKTTVEGLLSTNNPNVWSRYGGLQRLHKDMNNILSHGLKHEQVYYKQKDYWQFVWCLRLISPSLAHHVEQFSKLEPMLRSGVHGEGFKAERWLLHSLQSHFLSTQLRPLLAHSSNTRKYYNDEAFLLSEPHVTAMLQCLEAVEKNDPRLLALIDTVRIRELSQMKDPVPLGLLRSHSVYLLPPECPLGAVRRHNSDCSLRESYTASQINTESVAYSRSMESVGGASESGGGVLGVMVGVLGAQSGCGNGDVIAGVPQVCVIEPSGPTHTESIGPTHSEPECTDVDDGPEYLAIGNLGRRRRSSSSSHSSELPPAANHSVPAPPQPPRRNSFSDMQRGKGRSFRGHTRSLSDTGVTQKHKQESAAEVPNVKSYGPFSSQSSSSSSRSSLYMESNGECSAMNDGLFRKPSEGQSLISYLSEQDFGSCADLEKENAHFSISESLIAAIELMKCNMRKRAEEAEEDGDSDSEIQQLKQKIRLRRQQIRRSRLQPSCSQQVFTSTDSGSPLSSHDSFHHSASGSGSGSAEEVEDFELRDGCEERSMLLANQSGLSLSLASLFSDADIKPSITPSRSFISSESVSPSVLQSNSAESVAMGLLRQFEGMQLPAASELDWLVPEHDAPQKLLPIPDSLPISPDDGEHADIYKLRIRVRGNLEWAPPRPQIIFNIHPAPKRKVVVAKQNYRCAGCGTRVDPDYIKRLRYCEYLGRYFCQCCHENAVAVVPGRVLRKWDFGKYYVSNFARDLLGKIAGDPLFNPNDINSALYKKVKALETVRVLRVQLFHMKNLFKTCRLAKEVLDGFDSVSCHLTEDLHLFSLNDLVSVRSGELAPKLRQLLVSGFAHVSSCMLCQAKGFVCEFCGNDKDIIFPFELNKCQRCEECNACYHRACFKSGRECPRCQRLAERREKMARKNMEEDEEDDGGGT, encoded by the exons gCGTGAACACTGGAAGCTTCTGTCTAATCTGAAGACAACTGTGGAGGGGCTTCTCTCTACGAATAACCCCAATGTGTGGTCACGGTACGGAGGACTACAACGACTACACAAGGACATGAACAACATCCTGAGCCATGGCCTCAAACATGAACAG GTATATTATAAACAGAAGGATTATTGGCAGTTTGTTTGGTGTCTGAGGCTTATCAGCCCGAGCCTGGCGCACCACGTAGAGCAG ttcAGTAAGCTGGAGCCAATGTTGAGGAGTGGAGTTCATGGTGAAGGATTTAAAGCTGAGCGCTGGCTCCTCCACAGCCTCCAGAGTCACTTTCTCTCCACCCAGCTCCGCCCACTTCTCGCACACTCTTCCAACACCCGCAAATACTACAacg ATGAAGCGTTTCTCCTCAGTGAACCTCACGTGACAGCGATGTTGCAGTGTTTAGAAGCTGTGGAAAAAAATGACCCAAGACTCCTGGCCCTCATTGACACTGTCCGAATCAGAGAG ttGTCCCAGATGAAGGACCCAGTTCCTCTTGGCCTTCTGAGGAGTCATAGTGTCTACCTGCTGCCTCCAGAGTGCCCTCTAGGGGCCGTCCGCAGACACAACTCAGACTGCTCCCTCAGAGAGAGTTACACAGcttcacaaataaacacag agtcTGTGGCATACAGCCGTTCAATGGAGTCAGTGGGCGGAGCTTCAGAGTCAGGGGGTGGAGTGCTTGGGGTGATGGTCGGGGTTCTGGGAGCTCAGAGTGGGTGTGGCAATGGTGATGTCATTGCAGgtgttccacaggtgtgtgtgattgaacCCTCTGGCCCCACCCACACTGAGTCCATTGGCCCCACCCACTCCGAGCCAGAGTGTACAGATGTGGACGACGGTCCGGAATACCTCGCCATCGGAAACCTGGGGAGACGGAGACGCTCCAGTAGCTCCTCCCACAGCAGCGAGCTTCCACCTGCGGCCAACCACAGTGTCCCCGCCCCTCCGCAGCCCCCTCGCCGCAACTCCTTCTCTGACATGCAACGAGGAAAGGGGCGGAGCTTCAGGGGTCACACAAGGTCGCTGTCTGACACAGGGGtcacacagaaacataaacaaG agtcTGCTGCTGAAGTGCCGAACGTGAAGAGTTATGGTCCATTTTCTtctcagagcagcagcagcagcagtcgCAGCTCTCTGTACATGGAGTCCA ATGGAGAGTGCAGTGCGATGAATGACGGTTTGTTCCGGAAACCGTCCGAGGGTCAGAGTTTGATCAGTTATCTCTCAGAGCAGGACTTCGGCAGCTGTGCCGACCTCGAAAAG GAGAACGCTCACTTCAGCATCTCAGAGTCTCTGATCGCGGCGATCGAGCTGATGAAGTGTAACATGCGGAAGAGGGCGGAGGAGGCGGAGGAGGATGGAGACAGTGACTCTGAGATCCAGCAGCTGAAGCAGAAAATCCGACTTCGCAGACAGCAGATCCGTCGCAGTCGCCTGCAGCCCAGCTGCTCTCAGCAGG TGTTCACCTCCACAGACAGCGGCTCTCCTCTCAGTTCCCATGATTCCTTTCACCACTCTGCATCCGGGTCTGGATCAGGATCAGCTGAAGAGGTGGAGGACTTTGAGCTGAGAG aTGGCTGTGAGGAGAGGTCGATGCTGCTGGCGAATCAGAGCGGACTCTCGCTGTCCCTCGCTTCACTTTTCTCAG ATGCAGATATTAAACCCAGCATAACTCCCAGCAGGTCCTTCATCAGCTCTGAGTCTGT ttctCCCAGTGTGCTGCAGTCGAACTCTGCAGAGTCTGTGGCCATGGGTTTACTGAGGCAGTTTGAGGGGATGCAGCTACCAGCAGCTTCAGAACTCGACTGGCTCGTCCCCGAACATGACGCTCCACagaag CTCCTCCCTATTCCAGACTCTCTCCCGATCTCTCCTGATGATGGAGAACATGCTGATATCTATAAACTGAGGATCCGTGTCCGTGGGAATCTGGAGTGGGCACCTCCTAGGCCTCAGATCATCTTCAACATCCATCCGGCGCCAAA gaggAAGGTGGTGGTGGCCAAACAGAATTACAGGTGTGCCGGCTGTGGTACACGTGTAGATCCAG attaTATAAAGAGGCTGCGGTACTGTGAGTATTTGGGCCGGTATTTCTGTCAGTGTTGCCATGAGAACGCTGTAGCCGTGGTGCCGGGGCGAGTGCTGAGGAAGTGGGACTTTGGTAAATATTACGTTAGTAACTTCGCTCGGGATCTGCTTGGAAAAATCGCCGGAGATCCACTCTTCAACCCCAACGACATCAACAGCGCTCTATACAAGAAGGTCAAAGCCCTGGAGACTGTACGG GTTCTGAGAGTGCAGCTGTTCCACATGAAGAACCTGTTTAAAACCTGCCGCTTGGCAAAAGA agttTTGGACGGTTTTGACTCGGTTTCCTGTCACCTGACGGAGGATCTACACCTGTTCTCTCTGAATGATCTTGTTTCCGTTCGGTCTGGCGAACTCGCTCCCAAACTCCGCCAGCTCCTGGTCTCAGGCTTTGCCCACGTCTCCAGCTGCATG CTGTGTCAGGCGAAGGGCTTTGTTTGTGAATTCTGTGGAAACGACAAAGACATCATCTTCCCCTTTGAGCTGAACAAGTGCCAGCGGTGTGAAG AGTGTAACGCCTGCTACCACCGAGCGTGTTTTAAAAGCGGGCGCGAGTGTCCGCGCTGCCAGAGACTCGccgagaggagagagaagatggCCCGAAAGAAcatggaggaggatgaggaggatgacGGAGGTGGAACATAA
- the rubcn gene encoding run domain Beclin-1-interacting and cysteine-rich domain-containing protein isoform X3, with protein MEIHSETDAAEQRREHWKLLSNLKTTVEGLLSTNNPNVWSRYGGLQRLHKDMNNILSHGLKHEQVYYKQKDYWQFVWCLRLISPSLAHHVEQFSKLEPMLRSGVHGEGFKAERWLLHSLQSHFLSTQLRPLLAHSSNTRKYYNDEAFLLSEPHVTAMLQCLEAVEKNDPRLLALIDTVRIRELSQMKDPVPLGLLRSHSVYLLPPECPLGAVRRHNSDCSLRESYTASQINTESVAYSRSMESVGGASESGGGVLGVMVGVLGAQSGCGNGDVIAGVPQVCVIEPSGPTHTESIGPTHSEPECTDVDDGPEYLAIGNLGRRRRSSSSSHSSELPPAANHSVPAPPQPPRRNSFSDMQRGKGRSFRGHTRSLSDTGVTQKHKQESAAEVPNVKSYGPFSSQSSSSSSRSSLYMESNGECSAMNDGLFRKPSEGQSLISYLSEQDFGSCADLEKENAHFSISESLIAAIELMKCNMRKRAEEAEEDGDSDSEIQQLKQKIRLRRQQIRRSRLQPSCSQQVFTSTDSGSPLSSHDSFHHSASGSGSGSAEEVEDFELRDADIKPSITPSRSFISSESVSPSVLQSNSAESVAMGLLRQFEGMQLPAASELDWLVPEHDAPQKLLPIPDSLPISPDDGEHADIYKLRIRVRGNLEWAPPRPQIIFNIHPAPKRKVVVAKQNYRCAGCGTRVDPDYIKRLRYCEYLGRYFCQCCHENAVAVVPGRVLRKWDFGKYYVSNFARDLLGKIAGDPLFNPNDINSALYKKVKALETVRVLRVQLFHMKNLFKTCRLAKEVLDGFDSVSCHLTEDLHLFSLNDLVSVRSGELAPKLRQLLVSGFAHVSSCMLCQAKGFVCEFCGNDKDIIFPFELNKCQRCEECNACYHRACFKSGRECPRCQRLAERREKMARKNMEEDEEDDGGGT; from the exons gCGTGAACACTGGAAGCTTCTGTCTAATCTGAAGACAACTGTGGAGGGGCTTCTCTCTACGAATAACCCCAATGTGTGGTCACGGTACGGAGGACTACAACGACTACACAAGGACATGAACAACATCCTGAGCCATGGCCTCAAACATGAACAG GTATATTATAAACAGAAGGATTATTGGCAGTTTGTTTGGTGTCTGAGGCTTATCAGCCCGAGCCTGGCGCACCACGTAGAGCAG ttcAGTAAGCTGGAGCCAATGTTGAGGAGTGGAGTTCATGGTGAAGGATTTAAAGCTGAGCGCTGGCTCCTCCACAGCCTCCAGAGTCACTTTCTCTCCACCCAGCTCCGCCCACTTCTCGCACACTCTTCCAACACCCGCAAATACTACAacg ATGAAGCGTTTCTCCTCAGTGAACCTCACGTGACAGCGATGTTGCAGTGTTTAGAAGCTGTGGAAAAAAATGACCCAAGACTCCTGGCCCTCATTGACACTGTCCGAATCAGAGAG ttGTCCCAGATGAAGGACCCAGTTCCTCTTGGCCTTCTGAGGAGTCATAGTGTCTACCTGCTGCCTCCAGAGTGCCCTCTAGGGGCCGTCCGCAGACACAACTCAGACTGCTCCCTCAGAGAGAGTTACACAGcttcacaaataaacacag agtcTGTGGCATACAGCCGTTCAATGGAGTCAGTGGGCGGAGCTTCAGAGTCAGGGGGTGGAGTGCTTGGGGTGATGGTCGGGGTTCTGGGAGCTCAGAGTGGGTGTGGCAATGGTGATGTCATTGCAGgtgttccacaggtgtgtgtgattgaacCCTCTGGCCCCACCCACACTGAGTCCATTGGCCCCACCCACTCCGAGCCAGAGTGTACAGATGTGGACGACGGTCCGGAATACCTCGCCATCGGAAACCTGGGGAGACGGAGACGCTCCAGTAGCTCCTCCCACAGCAGCGAGCTTCCACCTGCGGCCAACCACAGTGTCCCCGCCCCTCCGCAGCCCCCTCGCCGCAACTCCTTCTCTGACATGCAACGAGGAAAGGGGCGGAGCTTCAGGGGTCACACAAGGTCGCTGTCTGACACAGGGGtcacacagaaacataaacaaG agtcTGCTGCTGAAGTGCCGAACGTGAAGAGTTATGGTCCATTTTCTtctcagagcagcagcagcagcagtcgCAGCTCTCTGTACATGGAGTCCA ATGGAGAGTGCAGTGCGATGAATGACGGTTTGTTCCGGAAACCGTCCGAGGGTCAGAGTTTGATCAGTTATCTCTCAGAGCAGGACTTCGGCAGCTGTGCCGACCTCGAAAAG GAGAACGCTCACTTCAGCATCTCAGAGTCTCTGATCGCGGCGATCGAGCTGATGAAGTGTAACATGCGGAAGAGGGCGGAGGAGGCGGAGGAGGATGGAGACAGTGACTCTGAGATCCAGCAGCTGAAGCAGAAAATCCGACTTCGCAGACAGCAGATCCGTCGCAGTCGCCTGCAGCCCAGCTGCTCTCAGCAGG TGTTCACCTCCACAGACAGCGGCTCTCCTCTCAGTTCCCATGATTCCTTTCACCACTCTGCATCCGGGTCTGGATCAGGATCAGCTGAAGAGGTGGAGGACTTTGAGCTGAGAG ATGCAGATATTAAACCCAGCATAACTCCCAGCAGGTCCTTCATCAGCTCTGAGTCTGT ttctCCCAGTGTGCTGCAGTCGAACTCTGCAGAGTCTGTGGCCATGGGTTTACTGAGGCAGTTTGAGGGGATGCAGCTACCAGCAGCTTCAGAACTCGACTGGCTCGTCCCCGAACATGACGCTCCACagaag CTCCTCCCTATTCCAGACTCTCTCCCGATCTCTCCTGATGATGGAGAACATGCTGATATCTATAAACTGAGGATCCGTGTCCGTGGGAATCTGGAGTGGGCACCTCCTAGGCCTCAGATCATCTTCAACATCCATCCGGCGCCAAA gaggAAGGTGGTGGTGGCCAAACAGAATTACAGGTGTGCCGGCTGTGGTACACGTGTAGATCCAG attaTATAAAGAGGCTGCGGTACTGTGAGTATTTGGGCCGGTATTTCTGTCAGTGTTGCCATGAGAACGCTGTAGCCGTGGTGCCGGGGCGAGTGCTGAGGAAGTGGGACTTTGGTAAATATTACGTTAGTAACTTCGCTCGGGATCTGCTTGGAAAAATCGCCGGAGATCCACTCTTCAACCCCAACGACATCAACAGCGCTCTATACAAGAAGGTCAAAGCCCTGGAGACTGTACGG GTTCTGAGAGTGCAGCTGTTCCACATGAAGAACCTGTTTAAAACCTGCCGCTTGGCAAAAGA agttTTGGACGGTTTTGACTCGGTTTCCTGTCACCTGACGGAGGATCTACACCTGTTCTCTCTGAATGATCTTGTTTCCGTTCGGTCTGGCGAACTCGCTCCCAAACTCCGCCAGCTCCTGGTCTCAGGCTTTGCCCACGTCTCCAGCTGCATG CTGTGTCAGGCGAAGGGCTTTGTTTGTGAATTCTGTGGAAACGACAAAGACATCATCTTCCCCTTTGAGCTGAACAAGTGCCAGCGGTGTGAAG AGTGTAACGCCTGCTACCACCGAGCGTGTTTTAAAAGCGGGCGCGAGTGTCCGCGCTGCCAGAGACTCGccgagaggagagagaagatggCCCGAAAGAAcatggaggaggatgaggaggatgacGGAGGTGGAACATAA
- the rubcn gene encoding run domain Beclin-1-interacting and cysteine-rich domain-containing protein isoform X2 translates to MEIHSETDAAEQRREHWKLLSNLKTTVEGLLSTNNPNVWSRYGGLQRLHKDMNNILSHGLKHEQVYYKQKDYWQFVWCLRLISPSLAHHVEQFSKLEPMLRSGVHGEGFKAERWLLHSLQSHFLSTQLRPLLAHSSNTRKYYNDEAFLLSEPHVTAMLQCLEAVEKNDPRLLALIDTVRIRELSQMKDPVPLGLLRSHSVYLLPPECPLGAVRRHNSDCSLRESYTASQINTESVAYSRSMESVGGASESGGGVLGVMVGVLGAQSGCGNGDVIAGVPQVCVIEPSGPTHTESIGPTHSEPECTDVDDGPEYLAIGNLGRRRRSSSSSHSSELPPAANHSVPAPPQPPRRNSFSDMQRGKGRSFRGHTRSLSDTGVTQKHKQESAAEVPNVKSYGPFSSQSSSSSSRSSLYMESNGECSAMNDGLFRKPSEGQSLISYLSEQDFGSCADLEKENAHFSISESLIAAIELMKCNMRKRAEEAEEDGDSDSEIQQLKQKIRLRRQQIRRSRLQPSCSQQDSGSPLSSHDSFHHSASGSGSGSAEEVEDFELRDGCEERSMLLANQSGLSLSLASLFSDADIKPSITPSRSFISSESVSPSVLQSNSAESVAMGLLRQFEGMQLPAASELDWLVPEHDAPQKLLPIPDSLPISPDDGEHADIYKLRIRVRGNLEWAPPRPQIIFNIHPAPKRKVVVAKQNYRCAGCGTRVDPDYIKRLRYCEYLGRYFCQCCHENAVAVVPGRVLRKWDFGKYYVSNFARDLLGKIAGDPLFNPNDINSALYKKVKALETVRVLRVQLFHMKNLFKTCRLAKEVLDGFDSVSCHLTEDLHLFSLNDLVSVRSGELAPKLRQLLVSGFAHVSSCMLCQAKGFVCEFCGNDKDIIFPFELNKCQRCEECNACYHRACFKSGRECPRCQRLAERREKMARKNMEEDEEDDGGGT, encoded by the exons gCGTGAACACTGGAAGCTTCTGTCTAATCTGAAGACAACTGTGGAGGGGCTTCTCTCTACGAATAACCCCAATGTGTGGTCACGGTACGGAGGACTACAACGACTACACAAGGACATGAACAACATCCTGAGCCATGGCCTCAAACATGAACAG GTATATTATAAACAGAAGGATTATTGGCAGTTTGTTTGGTGTCTGAGGCTTATCAGCCCGAGCCTGGCGCACCACGTAGAGCAG ttcAGTAAGCTGGAGCCAATGTTGAGGAGTGGAGTTCATGGTGAAGGATTTAAAGCTGAGCGCTGGCTCCTCCACAGCCTCCAGAGTCACTTTCTCTCCACCCAGCTCCGCCCACTTCTCGCACACTCTTCCAACACCCGCAAATACTACAacg ATGAAGCGTTTCTCCTCAGTGAACCTCACGTGACAGCGATGTTGCAGTGTTTAGAAGCTGTGGAAAAAAATGACCCAAGACTCCTGGCCCTCATTGACACTGTCCGAATCAGAGAG ttGTCCCAGATGAAGGACCCAGTTCCTCTTGGCCTTCTGAGGAGTCATAGTGTCTACCTGCTGCCTCCAGAGTGCCCTCTAGGGGCCGTCCGCAGACACAACTCAGACTGCTCCCTCAGAGAGAGTTACACAGcttcacaaataaacacag agtcTGTGGCATACAGCCGTTCAATGGAGTCAGTGGGCGGAGCTTCAGAGTCAGGGGGTGGAGTGCTTGGGGTGATGGTCGGGGTTCTGGGAGCTCAGAGTGGGTGTGGCAATGGTGATGTCATTGCAGgtgttccacaggtgtgtgtgattgaacCCTCTGGCCCCACCCACACTGAGTCCATTGGCCCCACCCACTCCGAGCCAGAGTGTACAGATGTGGACGACGGTCCGGAATACCTCGCCATCGGAAACCTGGGGAGACGGAGACGCTCCAGTAGCTCCTCCCACAGCAGCGAGCTTCCACCTGCGGCCAACCACAGTGTCCCCGCCCCTCCGCAGCCCCCTCGCCGCAACTCCTTCTCTGACATGCAACGAGGAAAGGGGCGGAGCTTCAGGGGTCACACAAGGTCGCTGTCTGACACAGGGGtcacacagaaacataaacaaG agtcTGCTGCTGAAGTGCCGAACGTGAAGAGTTATGGTCCATTTTCTtctcagagcagcagcagcagcagtcgCAGCTCTCTGTACATGGAGTCCA ATGGAGAGTGCAGTGCGATGAATGACGGTTTGTTCCGGAAACCGTCCGAGGGTCAGAGTTTGATCAGTTATCTCTCAGAGCAGGACTTCGGCAGCTGTGCCGACCTCGAAAAG GAGAACGCTCACTTCAGCATCTCAGAGTCTCTGATCGCGGCGATCGAGCTGATGAAGTGTAACATGCGGAAGAGGGCGGAGGAGGCGGAGGAGGATGGAGACAGTGACTCTGAGATCCAGCAGCTGAAGCAGAAAATCCGACTTCGCAGACAGCAGATCCGTCGCAGTCGCCTGCAGCCCAGCTGCTCTCAGCAGG ACAGCGGCTCTCCTCTCAGTTCCCATGATTCCTTTCACCACTCTGCATCCGGGTCTGGATCAGGATCAGCTGAAGAGGTGGAGGACTTTGAGCTGAGAG aTGGCTGTGAGGAGAGGTCGATGCTGCTGGCGAATCAGAGCGGACTCTCGCTGTCCCTCGCTTCACTTTTCTCAG ATGCAGATATTAAACCCAGCATAACTCCCAGCAGGTCCTTCATCAGCTCTGAGTCTGT ttctCCCAGTGTGCTGCAGTCGAACTCTGCAGAGTCTGTGGCCATGGGTTTACTGAGGCAGTTTGAGGGGATGCAGCTACCAGCAGCTTCAGAACTCGACTGGCTCGTCCCCGAACATGACGCTCCACagaag CTCCTCCCTATTCCAGACTCTCTCCCGATCTCTCCTGATGATGGAGAACATGCTGATATCTATAAACTGAGGATCCGTGTCCGTGGGAATCTGGAGTGGGCACCTCCTAGGCCTCAGATCATCTTCAACATCCATCCGGCGCCAAA gaggAAGGTGGTGGTGGCCAAACAGAATTACAGGTGTGCCGGCTGTGGTACACGTGTAGATCCAG attaTATAAAGAGGCTGCGGTACTGTGAGTATTTGGGCCGGTATTTCTGTCAGTGTTGCCATGAGAACGCTGTAGCCGTGGTGCCGGGGCGAGTGCTGAGGAAGTGGGACTTTGGTAAATATTACGTTAGTAACTTCGCTCGGGATCTGCTTGGAAAAATCGCCGGAGATCCACTCTTCAACCCCAACGACATCAACAGCGCTCTATACAAGAAGGTCAAAGCCCTGGAGACTGTACGG GTTCTGAGAGTGCAGCTGTTCCACATGAAGAACCTGTTTAAAACCTGCCGCTTGGCAAAAGA agttTTGGACGGTTTTGACTCGGTTTCCTGTCACCTGACGGAGGATCTACACCTGTTCTCTCTGAATGATCTTGTTTCCGTTCGGTCTGGCGAACTCGCTCCCAAACTCCGCCAGCTCCTGGTCTCAGGCTTTGCCCACGTCTCCAGCTGCATG CTGTGTCAGGCGAAGGGCTTTGTTTGTGAATTCTGTGGAAACGACAAAGACATCATCTTCCCCTTTGAGCTGAACAAGTGCCAGCGGTGTGAAG AGTGTAACGCCTGCTACCACCGAGCGTGTTTTAAAAGCGGGCGCGAGTGTCCGCGCTGCCAGAGACTCGccgagaggagagagaagatggCCCGAAAGAAcatggaggaggatgaggaggatgacGGAGGTGGAACATAA